The Enhydrobacter sp. sequence TCATCTCCGCCTACGGACTGGTCGCCTCCGACTACACCAAGTTCGATGCCGTGACCCGCAAGATGAAGCTCGACGAGGCGGCGGCTCGCGACGCGGCCAAGATTTTTGCCGAGATGCGCGCGCGGCTTGCCGCCCAGTTCGCCGACATGAAGCTGCCGGGTGAGCTCGTGTACACGCACACGCTCGATATGCGGTTCGTAGGCCAGGCGTTCGAGGTCGGCGTCGAAATTCCCGCCGGCCGGCTGGGCTCACTCGACGCGGCCTATCTCGCCGGGCTGTTCACCGACGCGCATCACCGCACCTTCATGCATGGCGCGACGCTCGAACGGCCGGTCGAGATCGTGACCCTGCGCGTCGGCGCGACGCTGCCCATCGGCACTGCGCCGACGCTCGACCGAGAAGCCGCCGCGGCGCGTCGGCCGGAACGGACCCGCATCTTCCACGGCGAGGCATGGATCGAGTGCACGCGCTACACCGCCGAAGCCCTGGCCCGCGGCCAGCGCCTCGAAGGCCCGGCCGTGATCGAAGGTCACACGGCCACGACCTGGGTGCCAGGCGGCTGGACCGCCACCCTCGATACGGCCGACAATCTTATGCTGCGGAGAGCCTCATGACGGCCACTCTCAATCCCATCGACTATGCCGTAATTAGCCAGGCGCTGATCGCGGGCGCGCGCGAGATGGGGGTAAAGCTGATCCGCTCGGCCTACTCCACCATCCTGCGCGAGGCGCGCGACGGCTCGGCCGGCCTGATGGACCGCTTCGGCAACACGGTGGCGCAGGCCGAGCTCATCCCAATGCAGCTCGGGCCGATCGGCGAGACGTTGCGCGCCTGCTTGAAGCGGCACCCCGTCGAGACGCTGCAGGAAGGCGACTTCCTGATCAATAACGATCCATTCGAGGGCGGCCAGCACATCCCCGACGTCTTCATCTTCACGCCGATCTTCGTTGCGGGCCGGGTCGTGGGCTTCGGGGCGTCGGTCGCACATCATCTCGACCTCGGCGGCGGCGCGCCGGGCCTCAACATCCATGCCAGCGACGTCTATCAGGAGGGCCTGCGCATTCCTCCCAGCCGCTACAGCTTCGAGCGCGACTGGAACGGCGGCTCGTTCGAGCGGCTCGTCACCGCCAATGTGCGCGTGCCCGATCTCACCATCGGCGACTTCAACGCGCAGTTCGCGGCCAACGCCATCGGCGTCCTGCGCGTGAAGCAGCTCTGCGAGCGCTACGGCACGGACAAGGTCGAGGCGGCGATGCAGGAGATGCAGGACTACTCCGAGCGCCGCGTGCGCGCCGCCATCGCCCAGGCGCCCAAGGGTACCTACCATGGCGAGGACGCGATCGACGACGACGGGCTCTCCGACGATCCGCTGCCGGTCAGGGTGAAGGTCACGATCGCCGACGATTCCGTCGAGATGGACTTCGAGGGCACCTGCGCACAGGTGAAGCGCAATCTCAACTGCCCCTACTCGAGCACGCTGTCGGCCGCGCTTTCCTGTGTGAAGTCGGCTGACCAGCCCCGACATTCCCTACAACGAAGGCATGGCGCGGCCGATCCGGATCAAGGTGCCGTATGGCTCGCTGCTGAATCCGCGGCCGCCGGCTCCGGTGCGCGCGCGCATGATCCCGGCCTATCGCGTCTTCAACGCCGTGATGAAGGCGATGGCGCAGGCCCTGCCCGACAGGGTGATCGCCACCGGCTTCGACTGCACCACCGCCTTCTGTCTCTCCCATCTCGGCGAGAAGGGCTACAGCGTCTACCTCGAGATCTTCGGCGGCGGCTATGGCGGCTCGAAGAACGCCGATGGCTGCGATGCCGTCGATTCGCCGCTCAGCAACTGCTCCAATGCGCCGGTCGAATCGCTCGACATCGACTACGACTTCTTCCGCGTCGTCGGCTACGAGCTGGCCGCCGACTCCTTCGGCCTCGGCGCGCGGCGCGGCGGCGCCGGCTTCTGGCGGCGCTGCGAGATCCTGACGGACGACGTGCAGCTCGCGATCTATTCCGACCGCTTCCGCCTCGCCCCCGAGGGCCTGTTCGGCGGCGAGCCGGGCCGGCGCGGCTATTGCCGTGTCTTCCGCGCCGACGGCAGGACCGAGGAGCTGCGCAGCAAGGCAGCCGTCGATCTCGCCAAGGGCGACGTGGTCGAGATGTTCGTGGGCGGCGGCGCCGGCTTCGGCCGCGTCTCCGAGCGCCCCGACTCGCTGATCGAGCGCGATCTTGCCGACGGTCTTCTCACCCGCGATCCGCGCGCGGCGCGCAGGCTCGCGGCGGAATGAGTCGCCCGCCCTCCTAACCGAGGACGCGCGTGGTCGGCACGAACAGGTAGAACGCCACGCCGATCACGATCAGCCAGACCAGCATGATGAAGGTCCAGCCCATATTGTGGCGGATCACCTCGCCTTCGTTGCGCACGAAGCGGCTGGTCGAGACACCGACGCTCGCGGTCTGCGGCGCCACTGGCTTGCCGACCTCGGCGCCGACCGAATTGAGCGACGGCAGCAGAACCGGCGGGAAGCCCAGGATCTTGCCGACGGCGAGCTGGAAGGCGCCGAACATGGCGTTGGTCGAGGTGTTCGAGCCGCTGAGCGCGACGCCAATCCAGCCGAGGATCGGCGCCACGACGATGAACAGCACGCCGATCTTCGAGAAGCCGAAGGCGAGCGACGCCGCC is a genomic window containing:
- a CDS encoding hydantoinase B/oxoprolinase family protein; the encoded protein is MARPIRIKVPYGSLLNPRPPAPVRARMIPAYRVFNAVMKAMAQALPDRVIATGFDCTTAFCLSHLGEKGYSVYLEIFGGGYGGSKNADGCDAVDSPLSNCSNAPVESLDIDYDFFRVVGYELAADSFGLGARRGGAGFWRRCEILTDDVQLAIYSDRFRLAPEGLFGGEPGRRGYCRVFRADGRTEELRSKAAVDLAKGDVVEMFVGGGAGFGRVSERPDSLIERDLADGLLTRDPRAARRLAAE